Proteins encoded by one window of Ovis canadensis isolate MfBH-ARS-UI-01 breed Bighorn chromosome 14, ARS-UI_OviCan_v2, whole genome shotgun sequence:
- the APOC4 gene encoding apolipoprotein C-IV: MSFPGCRPQALASLSFCVLVLACVVACQQEEPEGTLSPLPAPASTSQSQVPGKVKEQEEPERTLSPPPAPARSSWSLVPGKVKEWVEPLVNRTREKWKWFWGPTAFRGFMETYYDDHLKGLGSRAQAWLRSSKDSILNKAHSLCPQLLCRPSDQN, from the exons ATGTCGTTCCCTGGATGCAGGCCCCAGGCCctggcctccctctccttctgcgTTCTGGTCCTGGCCTGTGTCGTGG CATGCCAGCAAGAAGAGCCTGAGGGGACCCTGAGCCCCCTGCCAGCACCAGCCAGTACTTCCCAGAGCCAGGTTCCAGGCAAGGTGAAGGAGCAAGAAGAGCCGGAGAGGACCCTGAGCCCCCCACCAGCGCCAGCCAGGAGTTCCTGGAGCCTGGTTCCAGGCAAGGTGAAGGAGTGGGTGGAGCCGCTGGTGAACAGGACCAGAGAGAAGTGGAAGTGGTTCTG GGGCCCCACGGCCTTCCGGGGCTTCATGGAGACCTACTACGATGACCATCTGAAGGGCCTGGGCTCTCGCGCCCAGGCCTGGCTGCGCAGTTCCAAGGATAGCATCCTGAACAAGGCCCACAGTCTGTGTCCCCAGCTGCTCTGCAGGCCTAGCGACCAAAATTAA
- the APOC2 gene encoding apolipoprotein C-II isoform X2, translating into MGTRYFLVGFLILLVLGFEAQGAHVPQQDEASSPALLTKMQESLLGYWDTAKAAAHKLYKKTYLPTVDEKIRDIYSKSTAAVTTYAGIITDQVFSILSGED; encoded by the exons ATGGGCACGAGATACTTCCTGGTCGGGTTTCTCATCCTCCTGGTGTTGGGATTCG AGGCCCAAGGGGCCCATGTTCCCCAGCAAGACGAGgcctccagccctgccctgctcaCCAAGATGCAGGAGTCACTCCTAGGTTACTGGGATACAGCCAAGGCAGCCGCCCACAAGCTGTACAAGAAGACATACCTGCCCACCGTGGATGAGAAAATCAG GGACATATACAGCAAAAGCACGGCAGCTGTGACCACCTATGCAGGGATTATTACTGACCAGGTCTTTTCCATACTGTCAGGAGAAGATTAA
- the APOC2 gene encoding apolipoprotein C-II isoform X1 gives MGTRYFLVGFLILLVLGFAGPSATLTHSPPAEAQGAHVPQQDEASSPALLTKMQESLLGYWDTAKAAAHKLYKKTYLPTVDEKIRDIYSKSTAAVTTYAGIITDQVFSILSGED, from the exons ATGGGCACGAGATACTTCCTGGTCGGGTTTCTCATCCTCCTGGTGTTGGGATTCG CAGGCCCCTCAGCTACCCTAACGCACTCTCCTCCTGCAGAGGCCCAAGGGGCCCATGTTCCCCAGCAAGACGAGgcctccagccctgccctgctcaCCAAGATGCAGGAGTCACTCCTAGGTTACTGGGATACAGCCAAGGCAGCCGCCCACAAGCTGTACAAGAAGACATACCTGCCCACCGTGGATGAGAAAATCAG GGACATATACAGCAAAAGCACGGCAGCTGTGACCACCTATGCAGGGATTATTACTGACCAGGTCTTTTCCATACTGTCAGGAGAAGATTAA